A single genomic interval of Panthera uncia isolate 11264 chromosome A1 unlocalized genomic scaffold, Puncia_PCG_1.0 HiC_scaffold_17, whole genome shotgun sequence harbors:
- the GNPDA1 gene encoding glucosamine-6-phosphate isomerase 1 has product MKLIILDHYSQASEWAAKYIRNRIIQFNPGPDQYFTLGLPTGSTPIGCYKKLIEYYKNGDLSFKYVKTFNMDEYVGLPRDHPESYHSFMWNNFFKHIDICPENTHILDGNAPDLQAECDAFEEKIKAAGGIELFVGGIGPDGHIAFNEPGSSLVSRTRVKTLAMDTILANARFFDGDLTKVPTMALTVGVGTLMDAREVMILITGAHKAFALYKAIEEGVSHMWTVSAFQQHPRTVFVCDEDATLELKVKTVKYFKGLMLVHNKLVDPLYSIKEKETENNQSPEKPYGD; this is encoded by the exons ATGAAGCTCATCATCCTGGACCATTATTCTCAGGCCAGCGAGTGGGCAGCCAAGTACATCAGGAATCGCATCATCCAGTTTAACCCAGGGCCAGACCAGTACTTCACCCTGGGACTTCCCACTG GGAGCACCCCAATTGGCTGCTACAAGAAGCTGATTGAGTATTATAAGAATGGAGACCTGTCCTTCAAATATGTGAAGACTTTCAACATGGATGAGTATGTGG GCCTTCCTCGAGACCACCCGGAGAGTTACCATTCCTTCATGTGGAACAACTTCTTCAAGCACATTGACATCTGCCCAGAAAACACCCACATCCTGGATGGGAATGCACCTGACCTGCAGGCCGAGTGTGACGCCTTTGAAGAGAAGATCAAAGCCGCGGGAGGGATTGAGCTGTTCGTTGGAG GCATCGGCCCCGATGGACACATCGCCTTCAATGAGCCGGGCTCCAGTCTGGTGTCCAGGACCCGTGTGAAGACTCTGGCCATGGACACCATCCTGGCCAATGCTAGGTTCTTCGATGGTGACCTCACCAAGGTGCCCACCATGGCCCTGACGGTGGGTGTGGGCACTCTCATGGATGCTAGAGAG GTGATGATCCTCATCACAGGTGCTCACAAGGCATTTGCTCTGTACAAGGCCATCGAGGAGGGGGTGAGCCACATGTGGACCGTATCTGCCTTCCAGCAGCATCCCCGCACGGTGTTTGTGTGTGACGAGGATGCCACCCTGGAGCTGAAAGTGAAAACTGTCAAGTATTTCAAAG GCCTAATGCTTGTTCATAACAAGTTGGTGGACCCCTTGTACAgcatcaaagagaaagaaacagagaacaacCAGTCTCCTGAGAAACCGTATGGTGATTAG